CAGGGGTCCTGGGCGAGCCCGAAGATCACGAACGACACCGCGAGACCCGCGAGGCCCGTGAGAAGGACGGGCTTGCGGCCGATCCGGTCCGAGAGGCGGCCCCAGAACGGGGCGCACAGGACGTTCATGGCCGAGTAGGAGGCCAAGAGCAGTCCGACCGTTCGCGAGTCGAGCTTGAAGGTGTCGACGGTCAGGTAGGGCAGGGCCGGGATGATGATCCCGAAGCCCGTCATCACGCAGAAGAGCGTGGCGAAGAGGATGAGGATGGTGCGTTTTTCCATTGGGGGGCCTTTCCGGGCGATGGCAATTCCGGAGATCCGGCGGATCGATTCCGCAGATCCGCTGACGAGTCATTGTAACACGGCCCTGTGGGCGGCTCTCGGCCCTACGGGTTATCTACTGAGCCAAACGCTTTGCATCGGGGAAAACTACGTAATTTAAGGGGCTCGTATAGGCAGCGTAGCAGGGGTTGTGCTAAGATTCCGGGGAGCCTAACGGCGTCCTGACGCCTTTTTGTGCCTGTCGGCGCCGGACCGCACCTTTCACAAAGTAGCAGGAATAACACTAAGGAGACGCACGCGTGAACCAATCCGCCCACGATCAGGGTCACCTTGATCACCCGCACGTCGACACGAACCCCTGGCCGCCAGTAGCAGCCCTGGGGATCGTGATTCTGGCGTTCGGCCTGGCTCTTTCGTTCAGTTTCAAGGCCATCGGCTACGCGGTCCTGATGATCGGCGCCATCGTGACGCTGGTCGGGACCATCGGCTGGTGGCGCGACCTGATCCACGAAGCCAACACCCACACCCTGATGACGGCCCATGCCGCCTCCGAGGCTCACAAGCCCGGCCAGGACATGAAGCTCGCGATGATTCTCTTCATCGCCTCCGAGGTCATGTTCTTCGCGGCCTTCTTCGGCTTCTACTTCTACACCAGCACGGGTGCTGCGGTGTGGCCGCCCGAAGGTACGCCCGAAGCCGTCGAGTCGATCCTGCTGCCCGCGATCCAGACCGTGATCCTGGTGATCAGTAGCTTCACCTACACCTACGCCGAGAACGCCCTGATGCGCGACAACCGCAAGGGCCTCGTCGCGGGTCTCGCGATTACCCTGGCGCTGGGCGTCATCTTCATCGCGGGTCAGGTCTTCGAGTGGCAGCACATGCACCTGTCGATCACCGACGGGCAGCTCGGCGCGGCCTTCTTCATGCTCACGGGCTTCCACGGGGTGCACGTGATCGTCGGTGCGATCTTCATCCTCGTCAACCTGGTGCGTGCCATCAAGGGCGACTTCACCAAGACCGACCACTTCGCCCTCCAGGGTGCCGGTTGGTACTGGCACTTCGTGGACGTGGTCTGGCTGATCCTCTTCTTCCTCGTCCTTTACGTCCCTCTCTACAATCTCCGGGGCTAATGCCCCCGTCTCAGTCGTATTCGCCCTTTACTTGGAGGCAAGCAGTGCAAGTTCGATGGCCGTTGCCACGTAATCTCGTCGCCGGGGTGAGCGCCCTGGCCGCCATGCTGGCGGCCCTCCCCGCTCATGCCGTCGGTGGCGTCGTCAATGCGACCCCGATCGCCGATCGGGTCGACGGGGTCTACAACCTCATCTTCTGGTTCACCACCGTGATCTTCATCGGGGTCTGGGTCGCCATGGCCTTCGTCCTGGTGAAGTTCCGCGCGCGCGAGGGCGGCAAGGCCCAGCAGATCCACGGCAACACCGCCCTGGAGATCATCTGGACCGTCATCCCCGCGATCATCCTGATTGCGATCGCGATCCCGACCTACAAGACCATGAAGTACGTCGAGAACGCGCCCAAGCCCGACCTGACCATCCAGGTGGTCGGTCACCAGTGGTTCTGGGAGTACAAGTACCCCGACAACAAGGTCGCCGTCTCGAACGCGGACCTGGTGATCCCGGCCAACAAGGTCGTCAAGGTCCTGGTCTCGTCGGCCGACGTCGTCCACAACTGGGGCGTGAGCGCCCTGGGCTTCTCGTTGGACGCCATCCCCGGTCACATCAACGAGGGCTGGTTCTACGTCAAGGAGCCCGGCGAGCATGAAGGCTTCTGCCGTCAGCTCTGCGGCACCCTCCACGCCAAGATGACCACCAAGGTCATCGCGCTGCCGGATGCCGAGTGGCAGGCCTGGATCAAGGAGAAGGGCGGCGTCATCCCCGCCACCTACAACCTGGCCGAGGGCGAGAAGCCCACCGAGAAGATCCCCCTCGCCGAGGCGCCCTCGCAGGCTCCTTCGGTTGCCCCCAAGAAGGCCGACGGCGCTGCCGTGTACCAGGCCAACTGCGCCTCGTGCCACCAGGCCAACGGCGAAGGCATGCCGGGCGTCTTCCCCCCGCTCGCGGGCGGCGAGATCCCCAACGGCGACGCGACCGAACACATCAAGACCGTGCTCAAGGGCAAGTCGGGCCCCATCACCGTCCTTGGCAAGCAATACAACGGGGCCATGCCTCCGTTCAGCCAGCTGAGCGACGAGGAGATCGCCGCGGTCATCACCTACGAGCGCACCACCTGGGGCAACAAGGGTGGCGCTGTCACCCCCGACCAGGTCAAGGCCCTGCGTTAGGCTTGAGAGGTAGTTGATTCAATGAGCACCCAATCCGCGAGCGTGCACCCGCACGCCCCCACCAAGCCGACCTGGCTGAAGTGGCTGACCACGACCGATCACAAGAAGATCGGCATCATGTACATCTTCACGGCGTTCTTCTTCTTTATGCTCGCCGGCTTCTTCGCCCTGTTGGTGCGCGCGCAGCTGCTCTTCCCGGGCAACACGCTGCTCACCCCCGATCAGTACAACCAGATGGTCACGATGCATGCCTCGGGCATGATCTTCTTCGCGGTCATCCCCTTGCTGGTCGGCTTCGGTAACTACGCGGTGCCGCTGATGATCGGCGCCCGCGACATGGCCTTCCCCCGCGTCAACGCCATCGCCTTCTGGATGCTGCCCTTCGGCGCCCTGATGATGATGTCCAGCTTCTTCCTGGGCGGCGCGGCGGCGGGCGGCTGGACCCAGTACCCCCCTCTCTCGGGCGGCTTCTTCTCGCCCGGGCGCGGCGTGGACATGTGGATCCTCGGCCTGCACGTGGTCGGCGTCTCGTCGATCATGGGCTCGATCAACTTCATCGTCACCATCCTCAACATGCGCGCCCCCGGCATGCGGCTTCACAAGATGCCCCTGCTGTCCTGGACCGTGCTCGTCCAGTCGTGGCTGCAGCTGATCGCGACCCCGGTTCTCGCCGGCGTCCTCACCATGCTGCTCTTCGACCGCAACTTCGGCACCTCGTTCTTCCGCCCCGAGCACGGCGGCGACCCGCTGCTCTGGCAGCACCTCTTCTGGTTCTACTCGCACCCCGCCGTCTACATCATGATCCTGCCGGCCTTCGGCATCGTCTCGGAGATCCTGCCCGTCTTCTCGGGTAAGCCCATCTTCGGTTACCTGGCCATCGCCTACTCGTCGGTCGCCATCGGCGTGCTCGGCTTCGTGGTCTGGGCCCACCACATGTTCGCCACCGGTCTGCCCGTCAGCATCCGCATGGTGTTCATGTTCCTGACGATGCTGATCGCGGTGCCCACGGGCATCAAGATCTTCAGCTGGGTGGCCACCCTGTGGGGCGGTCAGATCCGCTTCACGGTCGCGGCGCTCTACGCGATCGCCTTCGTGGCCTTCTTCCTCATCGGCGGTCTGTCGGGCATCTTCCTGGCGTCGGTCCCGGTCGACGTCCAGCTGACCCACACCTACTTCGTCGTCGCCCACATCCACTACGTGCTGTTCGCCGGCTCCATGCTCGGCATCTTCGCGGCCATCTACTTCTGGTTCCCGAAGATGTTCGGCAAGATGCTCGACGAGAAGCTGGGCATGGTCCACTTCTGGCTCACCATCATCGCGATGAACGTGACCTTCTTCCCCATGCACGTGCTCGGCATCATGGGCATTCCCCGCCGGTACTACACCTACTCGGCGCACCTGACCGAGGTCGCCACCATCAACACGATCGAGTCGATCGGCTCCTTCGTGCTTGGCGTGGCGCAGTTCATCCTGATCTACAACGTCATCGTCTCGCTCAAGAAGGGCAAGACGGCCGGTGACGATCCCTGGGGCGCCAACACGCTCGAGTGGACGGTCTCGTCGCCGCCCCCCGACAACAACTTCGACGTCATCCCCACCATCCGATAGAAAACCAGGGACCAGCGATGCATTCCGAAGAGCTCCATCAACAGGCGATCCAGGACAAGAACAGCAAGACCCTCAAGATGCTGGGCTTGATCATCGTCGGGATGTCGCTCTTCGCATGGGCGCTGGTCCCCATCTACCGGATGGTCTGCACCAAGTTCGGGGTGGGGACCGCTCCCCAGCGCCCGAACTTGGCCAACGTCTCCACGGGGGTCGGCGATCGCCAGATCACCGTTCGGCTTGTCGGCATCACCACTGCCGGCACCCCGGCCTCCATCGAGCCGCTGGAAGAGAAGGTCGTCGTCCGGGTTGGAGAGACCCGCGAGGTCAAGTACCGCTTCAAGAGCTTCGTCGACCATCCCCTCGATTTCCAGGCGGTCCACAGCGTCACGCCGCCGCTCGAGGACCAGCACTTCCACAAGCTGGAGTGCTTCTGCTTCACCAAGCAGACCCTCAAGCCCCGCGAGACCCGGATCATGCCGCTGAGCTTCTGGGTCGATCCCAAGGTCGCGGCCAAGGTCGACACCATCACCCTGCAGTACACCCTGTTCGCCCTGAAGCCGGAGCGCCCGGCCAAGCAACCGGGTTAGCCGATACGAGGAGGTCCCGATGCACACCGAAGAGGCCCATGTCGCCGCTTACCAGGCGAAGAACCGCATGCTTGGTCTGGTCATGCTCGGCGTCATCGCCGCGATGATGCTGCTGGCGTACTTCACCCGCAGCACCCTCTACCACACGGTCTTCAAGTAGTCGCTCCTGAAGCGCCCCGAAGGAGAACCCCTTGGCCAGCCCCGCTGATACCTTCCGACGTTTCCGCCCCCTTCCCGTGGGCATCGTCGTCTTGACCTACTGCTTGATCCTGCTCGGCGCCATCACGCGCCTGATGGGGGCCGGCCTGTCCTGTCCCGACTGGCCCCTCTGCAACGGCAAGCTCATCCCGACCTTCGAGGGCGGGGTCATCTACGAGTGGCTCCACCGCCTGGTCGCGGGAACCGTCAGCATGCTCTTCATGGGCATGCTCGTCTGGATTTTCGTGAACCCCACCCTGCGCAAGCGCCTCTGGAAGCTCGCGCTCTTGGCGGTCGCGGTGCTCGGGGTCCAGATCACCCTGGGGGCGCTGACCGTCACCAAGCTGCTCAAGCCCCTGGTCGTGACCATGCACCTGGGGACCGGCACCCTCCTCTTCTCGACCCTCATCTGCATCGCGGGCGCCACCGTGCTGGCCGCCAAGGACGCCCCGGCCGCTCCGCGCCAGCCCAAGGGCCTCAAGCCCCTCGCCCTTCTCACCCTCGTGGGCGTCTACGGCCAGATCCTGCTGGGCGGTCTGGTGGCCTCCAACTACGCGTCGTGGGCCTGCCCCGACTTCCCCACCTGCCATGGCATGTGGTTCCCGCCCCTGACCGGTTTCATCGGCCTCCACATGATCCATCGCTACGGCGCCTATGCGGTCACCCTGATCGCGCTGGCCCTCTTCGTGGTCGGCCGCAAGGCCGAGGGGCCGCGCATGCGGCTCGGGATCTCGGTGGTCTTCGCCCTGGTCTGCGCCCAGATCGCGCTCGGCATCGCGAACGTGCTCATGAAGATCCCGGTGCCGCTGGCGGCGGCCCACAACGGCTTGGCTGAGGCGATCCTCGCGACCCTGGTGGCCCTCAACTTCGCCCTCTGGCACCGCGGTGCCGCTGCGGCGAGCGACACCGCGTCCGCGCGGGAGGAGGCGCTGAAGGCATGAGTGCAGTCCACGTTTCCACGCGCCCCTCGGTCCTCGACGTCCTGCGCGACTACTACCAGCTCACCAAGCCCACCATCGTCATGCTGATGCTGGTGACGGGCCTTCCCGCCATCCTGATGGCGGGCAAGGGCTTCCCCGCTCCCTGGCTGATGGTCGTGGCCCTCCTGGGCACGGCCATGGCCGCCGGCGCGGCGAGCGCGCTCAACCACTGGTACGACCGGGACATCGACGGCCTGATGGAGCGGACCAACCGCCGCCCCATCATCTCGGGCAGCGTGGGCCCCAACCAGGCCCTCGCCTTTGGTCTCATCATGAGCGCCCTGTCGGTGCTCCTCCTGGGCTTCTTCGCCAACTGGCTCTCGGCCTTTTTGGCCTTCGTCGCGATCTTCTACTACGTGGTGATCTACACCATGTGGCTCAAGCGCCGCACCCCGCAGAACATCGTGATCGGCGGCGGCGCGGGCTCCATGGCTCCGCTCATCGGCTGGGCGGCTATCACGGGGAACGTGGGCTTGCCTGCCTGGCTCATGTTCCTGATCGTCTTCATGTGGACCCCGCCCCACTTCTGGGCGCTCGCGCTTTACCGTCGCACGGACTACGCCAAGGCCGGCGTCCCCATGATGCCGGTGGTCGCGGGCGAGGATTCCACCCGCCTGCAGATCGTCGTCTACACCGTCCTGCTGGTCGCCACCACCCTGGCCCTCCACTTCACCAAGGCCACGGGCCTGATCTATTTGGTGGGCGCCCTGGGGCTCGGGGCGAGCTTCACGGTGGGAGCTTTCAAGCTCTACCGCGAGAAGACCGATGCGGCGGCCAAGAAGCTCTTCATGCAGTCGATCTTCTACCTTCTCATCCTGTTCGTGCTCTTGTTCGTCGATGAGGTGGCGCGTATCGCGCTGCCTATCCTGCGCTAGGAGGCCAGCCGTGAAGGCCAAGGCGTTGTTGCTCGCATGTGTCGTGGTGGGGGCCCTCGCCCCGGCGGCGCTCGCCGCCCCCCGCGAGGTGAACGTTCACTTCCGTGGGACGGTCGACAAGGGGCTCCCCCTCGACTTCGGCCCCACCCGCCCCGCGCTGCGGGTGAAGCTGGGTGAGAAGCGCACCATCC
The nucleotide sequence above comes from bacterium. Encoded proteins:
- a CDS encoding heme A synthase, whose protein sequence is MASPADTFRRFRPLPVGIVVLTYCLILLGAITRLMGAGLSCPDWPLCNGKLIPTFEGGVIYEWLHRLVAGTVSMLFMGMLVWIFVNPTLRKRLWKLALLAVAVLGVQITLGALTVTKLLKPLVVTMHLGTGTLLFSTLICIAGATVLAAKDAPAAPRQPKGLKPLALLTLVGVYGQILLGGLVASNYASWACPDFPTCHGMWFPPLTGFIGLHMIHRYGAYAVTLIALALFVVGRKAEGPRMRLGISVVFALVCAQIALGIANVLMKIPVPLAAAHNGLAEAILATLVALNFALWHRGAAAASDTASAREEALKA
- the coxB gene encoding cytochrome c oxidase subunit II, producing MPRNLVAGVSALAAMLAALPAHAVGGVVNATPIADRVDGVYNLIFWFTTVIFIGVWVAMAFVLVKFRAREGGKAQQIHGNTALEIIWTVIPAIILIAIAIPTYKTMKYVENAPKPDLTIQVVGHQWFWEYKYPDNKVAVSNADLVIPANKVVKVLVSSADVVHNWGVSALGFSLDAIPGHINEGWFYVKEPGEHEGFCRQLCGTLHAKMTTKVIALPDAEWQAWIKEKGGVIPATYNLAEGEKPTEKIPLAEAPSQAPSVAPKKADGAAVYQANCASCHQANGEGMPGVFPPLAGGEIPNGDATEHIKTVLKGKSGPITVLGKQYNGAMPPFSQLSDEEIAAVITYERTTWGNKGGAVTPDQVKALR
- a CDS encoding cytochrome c oxidase assembly protein, producing MHSEELHQQAIQDKNSKTLKMLGLIIVGMSLFAWALVPIYRMVCTKFGVGTAPQRPNLANVSTGVGDRQITVRLVGITTAGTPASIEPLEEKVVVRVGETREVKYRFKSFVDHPLDFQAVHSVTPPLEDQHFHKLECFCFTKQTLKPRETRIMPLSFWVDPKVAAKVDTITLQYTLFALKPERPAKQPG
- a CDS encoding heme o synthase; its protein translation is MSAVHVSTRPSVLDVLRDYYQLTKPTIVMLMLVTGLPAILMAGKGFPAPWLMVVALLGTAMAAGAASALNHWYDRDIDGLMERTNRRPIISGSVGPNQALAFGLIMSALSVLLLGFFANWLSAFLAFVAIFYYVVIYTMWLKRRTPQNIVIGGGAGSMAPLIGWAAITGNVGLPAWLMFLIVFMWTPPHFWALALYRRTDYAKAGVPMMPVVAGEDSTRLQIVVYTVLLVATTLALHFTKATGLIYLVGALGLGASFTVGAFKLYREKTDAAAKKLFMQSIFYLLILFVLLFVDEVARIALPILR
- a CDS encoding cytochrome c oxidase subunit 3, which produces MNQSAHDQGHLDHPHVDTNPWPPVAALGIVILAFGLALSFSFKAIGYAVLMIGAIVTLVGTIGWWRDLIHEANTHTLMTAHAASEAHKPGQDMKLAMILFIASEVMFFAAFFGFYFYTSTGAAVWPPEGTPEAVESILLPAIQTVILVISSFTYTYAENALMRDNRKGLVAGLAITLALGVIFIAGQVFEWQHMHLSITDGQLGAAFFMLTGFHGVHVIVGAIFILVNLVRAIKGDFTKTDHFALQGAGWYWHFVDVVWLILFFLVLYVPLYNLRG
- the ctaD gene encoding cytochrome c oxidase subunit I, whose translation is MSTQSASVHPHAPTKPTWLKWLTTTDHKKIGIMYIFTAFFFFMLAGFFALLVRAQLLFPGNTLLTPDQYNQMVTMHASGMIFFAVIPLLVGFGNYAVPLMIGARDMAFPRVNAIAFWMLPFGALMMMSSFFLGGAAAGGWTQYPPLSGGFFSPGRGVDMWILGLHVVGVSSIMGSINFIVTILNMRAPGMRLHKMPLLSWTVLVQSWLQLIATPVLAGVLTMLLFDRNFGTSFFRPEHGGDPLLWQHLFWFYSHPAVYIMILPAFGIVSEILPVFSGKPIFGYLAIAYSSVAIGVLGFVVWAHHMFATGLPVSIRMVFMFLTMLIAVPTGIKIFSWVATLWGGQIRFTVAALYAIAFVAFFLIGGLSGIFLASVPVDVQLTHTYFVVAHIHYVLFAGSMLGIFAAIYFWFPKMFGKMLDEKLGMVHFWLTIIAMNVTFFPMHVLGIMGIPRRYYTYSAHLTEVATINTIESIGSFVLGVAQFILIYNVIVSLKKGKTAGDDPWGANTLEWTVSSPPPDNNFDVIPTIR